The nucleotide sequence TTAAATAATAAAACATTTTTTAGTTTATGGTTTACAAAAAGATAATAATTGTTTAACAAAAATGTCTTGTAAATTTTAATAACAAATAGTTGATAATATTGATAGTTTGACATTTGTATTAAAAATCAGATATCTTTTTGACTTTAGTTATAATGGTATGAATTTCATAATTTAGGTAAATGATGATGAGAGGAATGAGTTTTAGAGAAGTGAGCGAAGATTGTAAAAATTTTTAAATAATTTGATTCTTAGTAGCAATAAGTAAATCGTGTATTGCGAATTATATATAAATAGTTTAGTTGGTTTAGTAACTCTGTAAAAGATGTGTTGCTTAAGAAATTGTTTCATTAACTTTTAAAATACTAATTTATTTATTAAGTAAATGATATAATTCTATAATCTCTGAAACTTTTAATTCTTGTACGCGCAGATTTTCGTCTTTTGACAGCCTGTTAAATGCAACGAAAATTTGATTCTCTTTATAGACTGTTTTCAAAGATGTTAGTAGTTTTTTACGACGATTTTGAAAACATAATTTAAAGAAATCTTTATATTGTTTTCATAAATTACTAGACATATTTTCTTTAAATTTAAGTGAAATAATTGCTGAATCCACTTTTGGCATAGGACTAAAACAACTTGCGGGAACGATAAACTCAATTTTTACTTCAGCTAAAAATTGGCAAGATACAGATAGCTTTGAATATTCTTTAGTTTTATAAGTTGCACATATACGCTGTGCAACCTCTTTTTGCACCATTAAAATTGCCTTATCAAATTTCTCTAAATTATCAAAAATTTTAAATAAAATATCTGTAGTTATGTAGTAAGGAATGTTAGCGATAATGGTAGATTTAGGAATACTGGTTAAGTTAGCTAATAAAAAATCTTGAGTAAATAAGTTAAAATTTGACTGTTGAATTTCTTTATTTAGAATATTAACCATATCAGAGTCTATTTCATAAGCATCTATTTGTTTATTTAACTTTACTAATTTTTTAGTTAATGCACCACGTCCAGGGCCGATTTCAATAATATGATTTTGACTTTCTACGGTCAAATTAATTATTTTATTAATGATATTTGGATCATTTAGAAAATTTTGGCCAAATTTCTTTTTTGCATAAATTTCTTTTTTCATTACAAGTTGAACAGTTTCCTTAGGTTACGATTTATACGATCGACAAATTTATCCATTCCTACACCTTTCAATCCCGCTAGATAATAGCTTACATAAACTACAGTATTAGGTTCATTTTTCTCTCCGGTATATGGATGCACTCTTAAATAAGGTGAATCAGTTTCGGTTAATATACG is from Mycoplasmopsis mustelae and encodes:
- the rsmA gene encoding 16S rRNA (adenine(1518)-N(6)/adenine(1519)-N(6))-dimethyltransferase RsmA; amino-acid sequence: MKKEIYAKKKFGQNFLNDPNIINKIINLTVESQNHIIEIGPGRGALTKKLVKLNKQIDAYEIDSDMVNILNKEIQQSNFNLFTQDFLLANLTSIPKSTIIANIPYYITTDILFKIFDNLEKFDKAILMVQKEVAQRICATYKTKEYSKLSVSCQFLAEVKIEFIVPASCFSPMPKVDSAIISLKFKENMSSNLWKQYKDFFKLCFQNRRKKLLTSLKTVYKENQIFVAFNRLSKDENLRVQELKVSEIIELYHLLNK